The genomic interval TATTTGCATAGAAGTTTTTATTTTCCGTGTATATCTAAATTGTTAGTTTAATTTTTGCACTGCGGAGAAGATTGATGGAATAGCCTTAGTTGAATACTTaggcaatcaaaataataaagaagaaaaatctattgggaaagttttatttatttatttattttaaatgaataaaccacaaaatatattaaaaaggtAAGATAATAACGATAGAAGGACTAACCTACCTAGAACAAGATAAGCACAATTGGAAAACAATACAAACTTGACAACTCCACTAAGGAAGCAAACGAAAGAAACAAAACCTAAAAGAAGTAAGACACTAATGTTGAACTAAACCCTAAAGGAAATGAGATATGGAATTCTTTAGGCAAAATAGACTAGAACAACGTAAGAGTCAACCAAAGTTAGGGAGTAAGGTTGCTTCAACAAGGCTAGTCTCACCAAGATCTTGAGTCTCCTAAACTCTAAACTACATTAACAAGTGTTGGAGGGGCCTCCAACTTTGATTTCTTAGCTTCAGGGCTTCGTATGAGATGTTCGATGCTACCTTCTCCTTGGAAGACCACGAGGAGGAGCTAAGTACCCCACTTTTTTCATTCAATATGGCAAGTGGCTTCTTCTAGCACACGCTCTGTTCTGCCCTAAAGATGTGATTCTTAAGATGATAGCTTTGACAAAAGATCGGATACCCTTCCAAGTCTAAGATTGGAGAAGTGGATTTTAAATTATCTACCATCTTAGTTTCTAGGCCTTGGGAGACTCCGCTAGGTTGAACAATAGGCTTAGTGGCCTTGTCTCCCATAGGGTTCTCCTTTCCCAAATATTCCTTAGTCTAATCATCTAAATAGGCAAATCATCATTTCTTTTAGCTACCATTTGCCAAACCCCCATGATCAAGTACCACTAGAACCCTAGGGCTAGCCCACTAATGGGTGGTGGCTTGGATGTGTCGCAAAACATGTTTGGGAGGATGTTCTCATTAACATTACTACACTCTATCTCTATCCCAAAGCCTATGTTCCAGTTGATATCAGCTTGTTACCTAGGAGCCATCCTAGAGAATGCCCAATTTGTTTCTACCATACACTAGAATCCAAAAACACATCTTTAGATCATACACTAGAATCCAAAAACACTCCTCTTACTTTCCAAAATTGCAACTAGGGTtagaaaagaagagagagaaggagagaTTAGGAGACTAATCTCACAAGAGAAAAGAGTTAATTGAATCcagggttagagaggagtcatatttatggAAACTTCATAACATATGATAATCAGTATCCTATTATGAAATCCTAATAGAAATACAAGTTCTAAAGTAATCAAAGCCAATTTTTCCTTCGAgtctttataattttgattaaatattcaactacaaatcaaaatttaaatttaagacaaaaccttagaccaatttacaattttatttcattttatgaaatggaattataaattgacaattttacccctacaCTCAAATCaagattgatttttaattcttttaagtGTGACTTTCTAAGTTCGTTTCAATTGATAATTGAAGGATGCCAAAGaatgtgggtgacacctagctaGCCCCATATCCCCACACTATAACCCAATCAACAcaaatgagtagatcattacgaatcTTTCCGATTAtaattaccatatgtgtatatactCTTCATTCTTGTTTCCCAACTAAGTGAAATGCATGGCAATTGTCAAATTTATTAAACTCAATCATATACAAATAACCATATTAGAGTAAGATTACTGAACTACCTTTTGTGTctcacacgattagtttgattACCTTGGCCAAGGCATTCTAATCTCATCTATTCATAATTGCATAGGATATTAACTCGTTTATTTCCGAGAAAATAAATTCTTTCTCAGTAGTCACTCACAATCACCAGTTGGCCAACATAGTTGCACTTTGAGGTTGGCCCTACCAAAGGGTAAACTAAGCCTAACTACTCTAGTATTAGACTAGACGCCACAagcacattgtgatcatgatatttTAGGTCTAattaaggtccactcatataatcataaccaacaatcctaATTATtgacaatcaaaagaaaaacccATGTGATTATATTATTCTGAGTCATGTTCAAATACGCTAAGCACATTGATCTTTTTATGACATATTCTTCCACTATCCTATATTGTTCAACTAGAATTATTCATCAAAGTATATGCCATATAAATCCTTACCAATTTTTAATGCCCAATTATAAATTCTCTGATTTATGAACTATTTAAGTATACAAGTACTAAACCTCCTGGTGTCATTCTCTTTATCCCATAAATAATAGaagatttaatttaataaacaaggattataatattcaaaactatttaaaatgacaccacaagatttatatgaacatcaaaataaatgacaattatcaattataaaaatgtataatacaGATGGAATGCCCTAATACAAATATCCTCGTTGGTATTTGAGGGCATAAACCTATCATTGAACACAAAGGGGTAGCATGCAACACCGGTGCCTTTTGTTTATTATGCCGTCAGTCTTCTCCATGATCTTTCCCAAGTCTAAAGTGTAATTCACACCCGGTTGATGAGCTCACATGTGAGTCTAATAGCATAGGGCCATCAACAATATTCAATGATAACGGGGGAACACATGCTAACGTGTGTGATCTTTGCATGTGTACCCCGTCCACACGTTTGGATTCCAACGAAGTGTTGTCAATCTTGCCGCCTCCTCCAGCTACACCTGAGGATGTTAAGGAGGTGGAACTTGATGGCAAGAGACcaattgtcaatatatatatatatatatatatatggggcaAAATATCAACTGTGGATGTCTTTAGAGTCATCgctttgtaaaaatatttgatgataGCGGTTAGATTATCATCTGATTGTTATTAATTACTTGTATagaaaattatgtaaaattattattatgtattgtGCTTGAATTGACAATCATCCTTACAATATCCCTatatttcaaatctagggacgcACTTAGAGGATGGCACCactctatatatacacacacacacacgatgGTTTTAAAGGAGCATATGTAATTATAACTGTGTACAAGggtatttttataatgtataaTCATGTGTAACACTTattatggttttaaaaaaagcaaatttattttcaaaactagttaattaaagataaaattatttgtatacCCCTATAATAAGTAGACAACTGTTAACATATCCTTATAATGTACTCCATAATCTTGTGTGATACTTACGTTTACTTGtacatttttatatcaaaaatcaatttaaaattttacaacaaGACATATCAATCCTTAATTTTCACCTCCTTTTCCTCCTTTCCCAGAAAAACTGTTAAGGATAATTTGGTCAATGtacaaaaatttcattaatttattttgagaattacataaatatttataagggtatattagtaattaaaCATGTAATgtgatgtattattattattttttggacaGTGAAAGGACTTTCAGTGCCAGCAACGATATTCCCAATATATTACCCAATTGGGAATTTGGCCACtggtttttttgtaattttgtcaCTTTTGGCTGGTCTTGTTGGAATAGCATCATCACTTTCAGGCCTTTATAATGTGTTGGAATGGAAGCCATCAAGCTTGTTATCTGCTGCTGCTTCTTCTCTCACCGCTTGGGCTCTCACTCTCCTTGCAATGGGGTACTcccttgtttttattcaaaaaaataaaataaaatttattaattcatcaatgttttaaaaaaaaaatctaatgttttggaaaaaataaaaaataaaaaacaaaaaattggtattataaataatgtaaggaattatttaatacaataattcAGCTTTGACtcagtttatttattatttaaaatagaattCATGTTTACTTATAAACtcatatgtattattttatttatttacttacatatcgggtaaattttttagtaggtcactaaactttggtttattttcactttaatcaccgaacttcaatttatatcaatttggtcacttaactttaatttgatttcaaccgacaataaatcaagaatttcaACCCCTAATTGATTACATGGCtatctaaaaatctaaatcaGTCTTCcccatgacacattattaagtctattaaaGGTGTCCATGTCATCGAAAAACAGctacatcattcatttggaggtCGAAATCTCTTGATTTACAACctagtgaaatcaaattaaaattgagagatcaaattgatacaaattgaagttcagtgatcaaagtgaaaatgaaccaaagtttagtaacctactaaaaaatttaccccttaCATATCACTTCAagttagaaattaaataaaaaatatttataaaagatacGTTAAAAGTAATAATAGTCATGTGTTATTGGTTATGGATGTAGGCTCCTAACTCAAACATTTTATCCTcagaaaatataaattgaatgattaatttttaatccaCATATTCTGATGTATATAGCactaatagaaaaaaacaaaaaaaaacaaaaaaaagcttCAAAATAATTAGCaaaccaattaatttttttcattgaattttgTAGGTTCGCATGCAAGGAAATTAGCATTGGTTATAGGCCTGCAAACTTGGTAAGATACTATTCTTGATTTGACATTATTTGAGtcttttaaattttgagaattaattatttttttttttttcattatatgttTAACATCTTAATGGGAAACAAATAAATTGATTGAGTGCAGAGAGCAATGGAGACGTTGACGATAATATTAAGTGGGACACAACTTATTTGCATAGGAGCTATTCATGCAGGACTTTCAGCTGCAAATAACCCAGTCAACCACGGTAGACATTTTAGTCATGTACCCCGACGAACTTTTCAAAAACCACCAAGTCAACAGGGTCAATCCACCACTACACATGGGTTGaaaggatttttaaaatttttttgcccAAACCTGGTTtgaagtgttttat from Dioscorea cayenensis subsp. rotundata cultivar TDr96_F1 chromosome 7, TDr96_F1_v2_PseudoChromosome.rev07_lg8_w22 25.fasta, whole genome shotgun sequence carries:
- the LOC120265738 gene encoding membrane protein PM19L-like translates to MSSEGTKSLTCFILVINLLMYAIVLALAAWALNYGINETPGAVKGLSVPATIFPIYYPIGNLATGFFVILSLLAGLVGIASSLSGLYNVLEWKPSSLLSAAASSLTAWALTLLAMGFACKEISIGYRPANLRAMETLTIILSGTQLICIGAIHAGLSAANNPVNHGRHFSHVPRRTFQKPPSQQGQSTTTHGLKGFLKFFCPNLV